From one Synechocystis sp. PCC 6803 substr. PCC-P genomic stretch:
- a CDS encoding Txe/YoeB family addiction module toxin has translation MKEVVLDSQAIEDIKWWIQQDKKLALKIMELIETLPKSPFAGKGKPEKLRFNLSGFWPRRITQEHRLVYEVTDDFIRVVSCRYHYR, from the coding sequence ATGAAGGAAGTTGTTTTAGATTCGCAGGCAATTGAAGATATAAAGTGGTGGATTCAACAAGATAAAAAGTTAGCGTTAAAAATCATGGAATTAATTGAGACGCTACCAAAATCACCTTTTGCCGGCAAAGGAAAACCAGAAAAACTTCGTTTTAATTTGTCAGGTTTTTGGCCACGGCGCATTACTCAAGAGCATCGCCTAGTTTACGAAGTCACCGATGATTTCATTCGTGTTGTCAGTTGTCGTTATCATTACCGATAG
- a CDS encoding CBS domain-containing protein, which produces MIVNHDKQINAMSLLANSTIRQTMQAIDQGGLGTALLIDPDTEYFVGLVTDGDIRRALLKGLGLESPISQVSRPASITARLGMTPSEIAALFSQPVRIVPLLDDQGKVADIAIFDKRIRLPVAEPSLGEKELAYVNECMLTGWVSSAGKFVTRFEDL; this is translated from the coding sequence ATGATAGTTAACCACGATAAACAAATCAACGCCATGAGTTTGCTCGCTAACAGTACCATTCGGCAAACCATGCAAGCCATCGATCAAGGAGGGTTAGGAACAGCCTTACTCATTGATCCTGATACCGAATATTTTGTCGGCTTAGTCACTGATGGCGATATTCGGCGGGCTTTGCTTAAGGGATTGGGTTTAGAATCTCCAATCTCTCAGGTAAGTCGCCCTGCTTCCATAACTGCCCGTTTAGGCATGACTCCTAGCGAAATTGCTGCCTTGTTCAGTCAGCCTGTGCGGATTGTTCCCTTACTGGATGACCAAGGAAAAGTTGCAGATATAGCCATTTTTGACAAAAGAATTCGCTTACCTGTCGCTGAACCCTCTTTAGGCGAAAAAGAACTTGCCTATGTCAATGAATGCATGTTAACGGGCTGGGTATCGTCCGCCGGAAAATTTGTTACCCGCTTTGAAGATTTATAG
- a CDS encoding sugar phosphate isomerase/epimerase yields MAGSDLKIYLENNVLLNYTQKLYAPENPLLMTDYQGYLELQQYLNFNLLLDVAHLKVSCNSLGLNFDEQLDKLLPLSNYVHLSDNDGKHDQNQGFTQDGELLHKLKKYDFTGKTITLEIYHQVETIQEQYQLIKQELGLTHDS; encoded by the coding sequence TTGGCTGGTAGTGACTTAAAAATTTATTTGGAAAATAATGTTTTGTTGAATTACACGCAAAAACTCTATGCACCAGAAAATCCCTTACTGATGACTGACTATCAAGGTTATTTAGAACTACAGCAGTATCTAAATTTTAACTTATTATTAGATGTTGCTCACTTAAAAGTAAGTTGTAATTCATTAGGTTTAAATTTTGATGAACAACTTGATAAACTTCTTCCCCTTTCTAATTATGTTCATTTGAGTGATAACGATGGAAAACATGACCAAAATCAAGGATTTACTCAAGACGGTGAACTCCTACATAAACTGAAAAAATATGATTTTACAGGTAAAACAATCACCTTAGAGATTTATCATCAGGTTGAAACAATTCAAGAACAATATCAATTAATTAAACAGGAGTTAGGATTGACTCATGATAGTTAA
- a CDS encoding IS630 family transposase: MKENENKQKKKELRYRERNREERVKYYRMLRELIKLYGSQAIVYIDESGFEAIQACIYAWSKKGKKVYGDRQGKRGVRENLVAGRRKGKKDLIAPMVFTGSLNAEGFEGWLKLYLLPSLDIPSILIMDNAPIHRKTAIKELAKEAGHEVLFLPKYSPDLNDIEHDFSALKRARMYAPIDTSLDEIIRSYCGV; this comes from the coding sequence ATTAAAGAAAATGAAAATAAACAGAAAAAAAAAGAACTACGTTATCGAGAAAGAAACCGGGAGGAACGAGTTAAGTACTATAGAATGTTAAGAGAACTAATTAAGCTCTATGGTAGTCAAGCTATAGTTTACATAGATGAATCTGGATTCGAAGCAATCCAGGCTTGTATTTATGCCTGGTCAAAAAAAGGAAAAAAAGTTTATGGAGATAGACAAGGAAAAAGGGGAGTCAGAGAAAATCTAGTAGCAGGGAGAAGAAAAGGAAAAAAAGATTTGATTGCGCCGATGGTTTTTACCGGGAGTTTGAATGCAGAAGGCTTTGAAGGATGGTTAAAATTATATTTGCTACCCTCCCTCGACATTCCATCAATATTAATAATGGATAATGCTCCTATTCATCGTAAAACTGCCATTAAAGAATTGGCTAAAGAAGCAGGTCATGAAGTTCTTTTTTTGCCGAAATATTCTCCTGATTTAAATGATATTGAGCATGACTTTAGTGCCTTGAAACGAGCTAGAATGTACGCTCCTATTGACACGTCTCTTGATGAAATTATCCGTTCTTACTGTGGCGTTTAG
- a CDS encoding IS630-like element ISTcSa family transposase, with protein MAYSLDLRQRVVAYIEAGGKITEASKIYKIGKASIYRWLNRVDLSPTKVERRHRKLDWEALKKDVEENPDARLIDRAKKFGVRPSAVYYALKKMKINRKKKELRYRERNREERVKYYRMLRELIKLYGSQAIVYIDESGFEAIQACIYAWSKKGKKVYGDRQGKRGVRENLVAGRRKGKKDLIAPMVFTGSLNAEGFEGWLKLYLLSSLDIPSILIMDNAPIHRKTAIKELAKEAGHEVLFLPKYSPDLNDIEHDFSALKRARMYAPIDTSLDEIIRSYCGV; from the coding sequence ATGGCTTACAGTTTAGATTTGAGGCAAAGAGTAGTAGCTTATATAGAAGCTGGAGGAAAAATAACTGAGGCTTCCAAGATATATAAAATAGGAAAAGCCTCGATATACAGATGGTTAAATAGAGTAGATTTAAGCCCAACAAAAGTAGAGCGTCGCCATAGGAAATTAGACTGGGAAGCTCTAAAAAAAGACGTAGAAGAAAATCCCGATGCAAGATTGATAGACAGAGCCAAGAAATTTGGAGTGAGGCCGAGTGCCGTATATTACGCATTAAAGAAAATGAAAATAAACAGAAAAAAAAAAGAACTACGTTATCGAGAAAGAAACCGGGAGGAACGAGTTAAGTACTATAGAATGTTAAGAGAACTAATTAAGCTCTATGGTAGTCAAGCTATAGTTTACATAGATGAATCTGGATTCGAAGCAATCCAGGCTTGTATTTATGCCTGGTCAAAAAAAGGAAAAAAAGTTTATGGAGATAGACAAGGAAAAAGGGGAGTCAGAGAAAATCTAGTAGCAGGGAGAAGAAAAGGAAAAAAAGATTTGATTGCGCCGATGGTTTTTACCGGGAGTTTGAATGCAGAAGGCTTTGAAGGATGGTTAAAATTATATTTGCTATCCTCCCTCGACATTCCATCAATATTAATAATGGATAATGCTCCTATTCATCGTAAAACTGCCATTAAAGAATTGGCTAAAGAAGCAGGTCATGAAGTTCTTTTTTTGCCGAAATATTCTCCTGATTTAAATGATATTGAGCATGACTTTAGTGCCTTGAAACGAGCTAGAATGTACGCTCCTATTGACACGTCTCTTGATGAAATTATCCGTTCTTACTGTGGCGTTTAG
- a CDS encoding DUF86 domain-containing protein yields MSKSPNREWHFYIDDMICFAKKALAYTIEMDQETFIASEINYDATLRNLELIGEAATHIPNEIRATHPEVPWRQIITTRNRLIHGYLGIDNDTVWSIIRDNIVVSNKAETLNATVRTIGAIKSFFPFLLPATRFSLTPLFPCLSP; encoded by the coding sequence ATGTCTAAATCTCCCAATCGGGAATGGCATTTTTACATTGACGACATGATTTGCTTTGCTAAAAAAGCGCTGGCCTACACCATAGAAATGGATCAGGAAACCTTTATCGCCAGCGAAATTAACTATGATGCCACTTTACGAAATCTAGAATTAATTGGCGAGGCGGCTACCCATATTCCTAATGAGATACGAGCCACACACCCAGAGGTCCCTTGGCGACAGATCATTACCACCCGCAATCGTCTTATTCACGGTTATTTGGGCATTGATAACGATACTGTCTGGAGCATTATTCGAGACAATATAGTAGTTTCAAATAAAGCTGAGACGCTAAACGCCACAGTAAGAACCATCGGCGCAATCAAATCTTTTTTTCCTTTTCTTCTCCCTGCTACTAGATTTTCTCTGACTCCCCTTTTTCCTTGTCTATCTCCATAA
- a CDS encoding leucyl aminopeptidase translates to MDKSINRGINCPIASGYGSVAKWGTDSPSTEKQTAMQIRGTDYTALTWQGDALALGFFENATEITGDLTQLDDRLEGVLRELIEEKEFKGKAGQKLVSRVGSKTPIKKLILVGLGEIEKFNSQVLGDGAAAIARLAKGEKVKTLGVSLPQREHDPAQTAAILTEGILLALHQDNRFKSDPEDKEIKLTTVELLGLGEQSTAIGKAEKIVSGVILAREMVAAPANEVTPLTFTEIATELAQTYGLELEVLGQTECEALGMGAFLGVAKASELPPQFIHLTYRPANPVKKLAIIGKSLTFDSGGLNIKGAGSGIETMKMDMGGGGATLGAAKAIAQLKPNVEIHFICAATENMISGTAMHPGDILTASNGKTIEVNNTDAEGRLTLADALVFAEKLGVEAIVDLATLTGACIVALGDDIGGLWSPNQELADELKVAADKAGEKFWQMPMESKYFEGLKSPIADMKNTGPRSGGSITAALFLQQFIKETPWAHLDIAGPVWTDKQNGVHNAGATGYPVRTLVQWVLGLAE, encoded by the coding sequence TTGGACAAATCCATAAACCGGGGCATTAACTGCCCGATCGCCAGCGGTTATGGGAGTGTGGCAAAATGGGGGACGGACAGTCCCTCAACAGAAAAACAAACAGCGATGCAGATCCGCGGAACCGACTACACAGCTTTGACTTGGCAGGGAGATGCCCTGGCCCTGGGATTTTTTGAAAATGCAACGGAAATTACTGGGGACCTGACCCAATTGGACGATCGCCTGGAAGGGGTATTGCGGGAACTGATTGAGGAAAAGGAGTTTAAGGGTAAAGCGGGACAAAAGTTGGTGTCTCGGGTGGGCAGTAAAACCCCAATCAAAAAGCTGATTCTAGTGGGACTGGGGGAAATTGAAAAATTTAACAGCCAGGTGTTAGGAGATGGGGCGGCGGCGATCGCCCGGTTGGCCAAGGGAGAAAAAGTTAAAACCCTAGGGGTGAGTTTGCCCCAACGGGAGCATGATCCAGCGCAAACAGCGGCAATTTTGACCGAAGGAATTTTACTAGCCCTGCATCAAGATAATCGCTTCAAGTCCGATCCTGAAGATAAGGAAATTAAGCTGACCACTGTGGAATTGCTAGGCTTGGGGGAACAGTCAACAGCCATTGGTAAAGCAGAAAAAATTGTCTCCGGGGTAATTCTGGCCCGGGAAATGGTGGCGGCTCCGGCCAACGAAGTCACCCCCTTAACCTTTACGGAAATTGCCACGGAATTGGCCCAGACCTACGGTTTAGAATTGGAAGTGCTGGGGCAGACAGAATGTGAGGCCCTAGGCATGGGGGCATTTCTGGGGGTGGCGAAAGCTTCCGAGTTACCACCGCAATTTATTCATCTCACCTATCGCCCTGCTAATCCGGTGAAAAAGTTGGCGATCATCGGCAAAAGTCTCACCTTTGACTCCGGTGGTTTAAACATCAAAGGTGCAGGTAGTGGCATTGAAACGATGAAAATGGATATGGGGGGCGGCGGTGCTACCCTCGGGGCTGCTAAGGCGATCGCCCAATTGAAACCTAACGTAGAAATACATTTTATCTGTGCCGCTACGGAAAATATGATCAGTGGCACGGCGATGCACCCAGGGGATATTCTCACCGCCTCCAACGGCAAAACCATTGAGGTAAATAATACCGATGCGGAAGGTCGCCTTACCCTGGCCGATGCCCTAGTATTTGCGGAAAAACTTGGTGTAGAGGCGATCGTTGATCTAGCCACATTAACCGGGGCCTGTATTGTAGCTCTGGGGGATGACATTGGTGGCTTATGGAGTCCCAATCAGGAATTGGCCGATGAACTCAAAGTGGCGGCCGATAAGGCGGGGGAAAAATTCTGGCAAATGCCCATGGAATCCAAATATTTTGAAGGTCTCAAATCCCCGATCGCCGATATGAAAAATACGGGGCCCCGTTCCGGTGGTTCCATTACAGCGGCGTTATTTTTACAACAATTCATCAAGGAAACTCCCTGGGCCCATTTAGACATTGCAGGGCCTGTGTGGACTGATAAGCAAAATGGAGTTCACAATGCTGGTGCCACGGGCTATCCAGTACGGACCCTAGTGCAATGGGTATTGGGATTAGCGGAATAG
- a CDS encoding polysaccharide ABC transporter ATP-binding protein, translating into MTQVLPRLEPIAGGGSDVVLSVQGVSKKFCRSLKRSLWYGVQDIAAEMVGRGSRRDLRPDEFWALRDISFELRRGEALGLVGANGAGKTTLLRIISGLIKPDEGEVKIRGRIAPLIALGAGFNPTLTGRENIYTNMSILGLTRQEIDDRFEDVVAFAEIGEALDAPVQSYSSGMTARLGFACAIHVEPEILLIDEVLAVGDIRFRSKCYERLTELQKHQVSFILVTHAADMITRICETALYLKKGQQSLWDKSELVMKTYDDDLFGNNQESSDFFINQERKILEITDVGPKKDAVIRYIAFEDENGNVLPEIRSGEGMQLCIGCQVNTKIEDFNVGLGIQGFSFGMFDKILVMNTFRIVEWHLCTT; encoded by the coding sequence ATGACCCAGGTGTTGCCAAGGCTGGAGCCGATCGCCGGCGGCGGTAGTGATGTGGTGCTGTCGGTGCAGGGGGTATCGAAGAAGTTTTGTCGTAGTCTGAAACGCTCTCTGTGGTATGGGGTGCAGGATATTGCGGCGGAGATGGTGGGGCGGGGTAGTCGTCGGGATCTGAGACCAGATGAGTTTTGGGCGTTGAGGGATATTAGTTTTGAGTTGCGGCGGGGAGAGGCGTTGGGCTTAGTGGGGGCCAATGGCGCAGGGAAAACGACGCTGTTACGCATTATTAGTGGTCTGATTAAGCCGGATGAGGGGGAGGTAAAAATTCGCGGACGGATTGCGCCGTTGATTGCGTTGGGGGCGGGGTTTAATCCAACCTTGACGGGGAGGGAGAATATTTACACAAATATGTCGATTTTGGGGTTGACGAGGCAGGAAATTGATGATCGATTTGAGGATGTGGTGGCGTTTGCGGAGATTGGGGAGGCGTTGGATGCGCCGGTGCAGAGTTATAGTTCGGGGATGACGGCGCGGTTGGGGTTTGCTTGTGCAATTCATGTTGAACCAGAAATTTTATTGATTGATGAAGTTTTAGCGGTTGGGGATATTAGGTTTCGGAGTAAGTGTTATGAACGTTTAACCGAATTACAAAAACATCAAGTTTCATTCATTCTAGTGACTCACGCCGCTGATATGATTACTCGCATTTGTGAAACGGCTCTTTATCTCAAGAAGGGGCAACAAAGTCTATGGGATAAGTCAGAATTAGTGATGAAAACTTACGATGATGATTTATTTGGAAATAATCAAGAGTCTAGTGATTTTTTTATAAATCAGGAACGTAAAATTTTGGAAATAACCGATGTTGGTCCCAAGAAAGATGCTGTTATTCGCTACATTGCTTTCGAGGATGAAAATGGTAATGTTCTTCCAGAGATTCGGTCTGGAGAAGGTATGCAACTTTGTATTGGTTGTCAAGTCAATACCAAAATTGAAGATTTTAATGTAGGTTTGGGCATTCAAGGATTTTCTTTTGGGATGTTTGATAAAATTTTAGTCATGAATACATTCAGAATCGTTGAATGGCACTTATGTACGACCTAA
- a CDS encoding nucleotidyltransferase family protein, producing MKCQSVLQLLSQSKPDLQSRFGVTQLALFGSTARDEAGPHSDVDILVSFDGPATSHRYFGVQFYLEDLLGCAVDLATEKALRPELRSQIEQEKIDV from the coding sequence ATGAAATGCCAATCAGTCCTGCAATTGCTAAGTCAAAGTAAACCAGATTTACAATCTCGTTTTGGTGTTACCCAGTTAGCACTGTTTGGTTCCACCGCAAGGGATGAAGCTGGTCCCCATAGTGATGTAGATATTCTCGTCAGCTTCGATGGACCTGCCACATCCCACCGGTATTTCGGAGTGCAGTTTTATCTAGAAGACTTGTTAGGTTGTGCCGTGGACCTAGCAACAGAAAAGGCCCTCAGACCAGAATTACGCTCCCAGATCGAACAGGAAAAAATAGATGTCTAA
- a CDS encoding UPF0175 family protein, with translation MELLSFGKARELAQMEYRDFSTLLGERNITRHYTEIELAEDLDYAHR, from the coding sequence CTGGAGCTTTTATCTTTTGGCAAAGCTCGAGAACTTGCCCAGATGGAATACCGTGACTTCTCTACTCTATTGGGGGAAAGGAACATTACCCGACATTATACCGAAATCGAGCTGGCTGAAGATTTAGATTATGCTCACCGTTAG
- a CDS encoding IS630 transposase-related protein → MAYSLDLRQRVVAYIEAGGKITEASKIYKIGKASIYRWLNRVDLSPTKVERRHRKLDWEALKKDVEENPDARLIDRVKKFGVRPSAVYYALKKMKINRKKKNYVIEKETGRNELSTIEC, encoded by the coding sequence ATGGCTTACAGTTTAGATTTAAGGCAAAGGGTAGTAGCTTATATAGAAGCTGGAGGAAAAATAACTGAGGCTTCCAAGATATATAAAATAGGAAAAGCCTCGATATACAGATGGTTAAATAGAGTAGATTTAAGCCCAACAAAAGTAGAGCGTCGCCATAGGAAATTAGACTGGGAAGCTCTAAAAAAAGACGTAGAAGAAAATCCCGATGCAAGATTGATAGACAGAGTCAAGAAATTTGGAGTGAGGCCGAGTGCCGTATATTACGCATTAAAGAAAATGAAAATAAACAGAAAAAAAAAGAACTACGTTATCGAGAAAGAAACCGGGAGGAACGAGTTAAGTACTATAGAATGTTAA
- a CDS encoding ABC transporter permease — protein sequence MTHRQSQPVIVYTPESRLRHPVILLREMRRDLLASRGLAWQLLVRDIKAQYRQSLLGVFWAFLPPIVTAVALLVAKDVGAINVGATSIPYPAYVMFSMALWQTFVEALNGPVAAVGAAKPMLAKINFPREALILAKLGEVFFNFGIKLLLIVALFIWFRIPVSEMVILAPVALVHLVGLGTGIGLWLSPLGALYQDIGRAIPLLMTPWLLLTPVIYPPPTKGWFSVLVNWNPVTPLLVTVRDLATVGMVSEPAGFWWASGLMVILLLSGWLFYRLAMPFIVERMSS from the coding sequence ATGACCCATCGTCAATCGCAACCAGTCATTGTTTATACGCCGGAGAGTCGTTTACGGCATCCTGTTATTCTACTTCGGGAGATGAGACGGGATTTATTGGCGTCTCGCGGTCTGGCTTGGCAGTTGTTGGTGCGGGATATTAAGGCTCAGTATCGGCAGTCGTTGTTGGGGGTATTTTGGGCTTTTTTGCCACCGATTGTGACGGCGGTGGCGTTGTTGGTGGCGAAGGATGTGGGGGCGATCAATGTGGGGGCAACGTCGATTCCTTATCCGGCCTATGTGATGTTTAGTATGGCGTTATGGCAAACGTTTGTGGAGGCCTTGAATGGCCCTGTGGCGGCGGTGGGGGCGGCGAAACCGATGTTGGCGAAGATCAATTTCCCGAGGGAGGCGTTGATTTTGGCAAAGTTAGGGGAAGTATTTTTCAATTTTGGGATTAAGTTACTGTTGATTGTGGCTTTGTTTATCTGGTTTCGGATTCCGGTGAGTGAGATGGTGATCTTGGCGCCGGTGGCGTTAGTCCATTTGGTGGGGTTGGGGACGGGAATTGGGTTATGGTTATCGCCGTTGGGGGCGTTGTATCAGGATATTGGCCGGGCAATTCCCTTGTTGATGACGCCTTGGTTGTTGTTAACGCCGGTAATTTATCCACCACCAACTAAGGGTTGGTTTAGTGTGTTGGTGAACTGGAATCCGGTGACGCCGTTGTTGGTAACGGTGCGGGATTTGGCGACGGTGGGGATGGTATCGGAACCAGCAGGGTTTTGGTGGGCTAGTGGGTTGATGGTAATTTTGCTGTTGTCAGGGTGGTTGTTTTACCGTTTGGCGATGCCGTTTATTGTTGAGCGCATGAGTAGTTGA
- a CDS encoding type II toxin-antitoxin system Phd/YefM family antitoxin → METINYQQFSEKLPTLVEKIGNEQEPLCLELPNYLRAVIISEQDYRSLMETVYLLSNPVNAEKLLTTASRSIDQATSWTKVKNDLGL, encoded by the coding sequence ATGGAAACCATTAATTATCAACAATTCTCTGAAAAACTGCCCACTTTGGTAGAAAAAATAGGTAATGAGCAAGAACCTCTCTGTCTAGAGCTTCCGAATTATTTACGAGCTGTTATTATATCTGAGCAAGATTACCGTAGTTTGATGGAAACTGTTTATCTGTTGAGTAACCCTGTTAATGCTGAAAAGTTATTAACTACCGCTAGTCGATCAATTGATCAAGCTACATCGTGGACAAAAGTAAAAAATGACTTAGGACTATGA